TTCTATCAGAGTGGCTCCATAGGCTGTGGAGTGTTGGGAAAGGACATTAAACATGGCTCAAGCTGtttaaaagacaattaaaaataaaacaagctcAATAAATATCTGTTGCCACAATACTTACGCAGGTGAGGGTTCAGGACTCTTTTCACTTGATCTCCATTCTGTGCTTTGCTGATGATTTCAGTGAGTCTACATGAAAAAAAGATGTAGTAATACATTAAATGGATTCTGAAGGGCATCCATTTGGTTGTCTGAAAACTCAACACTGAGATGTTGGTTACCGCTCTAAACTGATGAGAGGTTCAGGGGGTCGGGCATTCTCCACAGGGTACCGCTCTCTCACAGCAATCTTGACATCTTCTACCTCCGCCGTGCGAAAGCGCAGCAGATTCAGAATGGTGTACTCATGGTCTGCAAGAATGACGTTACCCTGAAGATGGACAgaccaacaaacacacaaaccccACACAGCATACATAAATGTCACCATCAAGAACCTTGACAACAGTAAGGATGTCATATTTAGGTTGAATGTGCACCATACAACAATGTTTTCTCACCCTGTCATATAGTTCAACAATCAAGTGGTAGGCAGCCTCATCAGAGCCAAACTGGATGTCAACAATCCTGTCCATCCCCAGCTGTTTAACCTGGGTCAGCCGTCGTGTCTTCAGGTGTTTTCGACACTATGATAAAAAGGTGCTTTAAATATTCAGCTTCATCACAGCAAATCCAAAAACTACAGAGATATAGATCTGATAAAGGGTTTATTAAAAAGAAtcgagaggagagaagaaagaacacacacacacacacacacacacacacacacacacacacacacacacacacacacacctatttGGAGATTGAAAAAATAAGTGCTCaataactaaaaataataataataatcactattaaataataataatatagttgaATAGTTGGACAGTCCTAATCAATACAAGCTAAACAGCAAGATGTTCTTACCTTCATTGCAAAGCCCGAAGGCATCATATTCTTTGGCCATTCGAAGTCTGTAGAGTGAATACGGGTGCCGGATTCAATCAGGAGAATCGCTTTGTGGTCAGGCCTGAGATGAGATGACAATGAGACACAGTTACACTCTCGAATGTACATTTACTCATGTTCTGTGCCTCCTTTTCAAGCTACTTTGTACTTTTTCCACTTTagtacatttatctgacagctatTATTAGTAGTTACTTTGCAGATTCAGATtttatatacacaatatatatatatatatatatatatatatgaccaGCTTAAATATGATCTGATGAAAAGACATCTGAAGACATCAACTTGGGCCTATAAAGAAATTATAACAGGTATTTTGTAGTGATTTCTGACGTTGTAAagacaaaataattaattgaggaaataatctgcagattcgtctattttgtatatttttttaatttaatctattaAATAATCTTTAGTTGCCACCCTAGAATACAGGTctatcacatttttttattatttatttatttatatttattattttatttttttggtcatgTTTCCTCGTACTATCTGAATTGTTGTTGTTACTACGTTTTTCCTACCTGTCCTGATGTATATTGTGCTTGTGTCTAGCTACCTGCTCTGCCAGTTGTACTTATGTCTGTCTATCCTTTCTAGTTTTTGTAGTCCTCTTTAAGACAAATGTCAATTGTACATGGTCCCtgacaaatacataaacacacgtTACACAAAGAAGAATCAGCTGTAATAAAGTGTGcatttattataaaaacacCTTTACTAAAAACGACTTTAGTATGATATGGTTGGTGTGCTCAAGTGAAGCCTCATCAAGCTATAAAGTAAAGTACTGCGTCACGTTAACTTTGCTCAGACTTCAGACTCACTTTTGCAGCCGGATGAGGTACGTCTTATTGTCGATGTCATACACGTTGTTCACCCTCATGCCAATGTAGCTGCGAGAGGAGAAAatgcagaatgaatgaatgaatgatctgTAAACAAATCTATATGAAGTTAACCGGGGCCAGCACAGCCAGAGGAGGCTAAGTTGGTCAATAGCAACATGTAGGGAAAAAGGCGCATATCACGTACTTGGCGTTAATTTCGGCAATAACTGCCCTGATATCCACAGTGGTGAATCTTGTTTTCATTGTCACTTAATAGCTGGCgacaattagaaaataaaaaaggtaaaaatgacAGCAAGTGTTCACATATCTAGTGCAACATCAGCAAGGAAAACATGCATAACATCCTGCACATGCGCACAATGGCATATCCCGACGGAAGCCGATCTAGAGCAAAAAAAAGATTCATGCCTTTTATACACATAATAACTAAACCCCGACCAATACGGGATGTTAagggccgataccgatattagggaggaaaaaaatttagatatcgatatattggctgataacGTTATATGTGCAGAATatagacacataaacacacttgttTTGcagtgatccctcaaatgtgattATTAATCACTTATAACAAAGGTAATggatattgatatattacagtttaagaataatCTTGACATCAGTGCTCCGAAACACTAAAAACACCACTGcaaatttaataattaaaattagctatgatttttttttaaacacagcaaacaaaaaacaaacaaacaagcaaacagaaaacatataggcctatatattaaacttgaattaagaaaaaggatcaaaatgctgcttatattactttaatcttttttttaataccggCAAAAatcagacaacatattcacCTACAccaatataataatattcacCATAGCtccctcccagtacctcccactcccacttaAAAGGACTGACGTTGTCCTTACTATGTAGATCCCAGTAACATTGTATACACCTGTATAATATCAGGAATTtatgcatattgcacattcatataattgcagattatttacacagagattgcTTATTGTAtaccttattttattttatttatttgtatcacTTTCACTGTACTAATGTGTCCATTTTGGATTTCCCCCTAGGGATCCAAATCCAAatccaatccagcccactttccttcctgtcttcttttccttccttccctccttctttctatccactctttcctttttccttccatctttccttcccgtcttctcttcctttcttccatctgtccttttctttctttctttctttcttccttctttccttccttccttccattgttTTAATAGACCAGCCCAAacaagatcaaattgggctgtatgtggcacCCTGAATGAAGATGAGTGTAACTCCCCTGCCCTAGGGGGATCATAAAGATACCTTACCCTATTGCTTATCGGCTGATAATATcggctgactgatatatcggtcgAGCTCCAATACTAACGTGAGTGAACAAAGTGATTGTGTGGATGCTTTGATACCTTATGGTAACATTGTGCTGTGCTATGACATTAAAGCAGTGGGCCCGCTCTACTCTGTTCTCTTTTGCAGGGACAGTTTTCAGGACATCATTAAGCTCATGGTAGGCTTTGTAGCGTTAAATGTGCATTAATGATGCACTACTCAAATTGGCTTATTGACGTCAAAAACAGGGCAAGCCTTCGAAATGCATGTAAAACACCACCTAACACCGACTGGAGCAACAGGGGCAATGTTGCGGACACGCAGAACAACAACCCACAGCCAAACACTGCAAAGACATGCGAGCACACGGTCACCACCCACCTCTGGAAATCAGGTAAGGAGCTGAATTTTTTCGCTGTGCGTCAAAGATTTGGGCCTTAGAACCAATAATTCATCTTGATGGCAGTCCCCCCCTTTATGCATAGCAGGTCATAATATTCTGATGCGTTGTTgcgttttttacattttttattcagattattttcagtGAAGGAGTTTGCAGTTTCCTCCTCAGGTCAGAGTGGAGGGCGAAGGCGTGCTCCGTTACCATGGCGACGGTCAGCTAACAGGGCTCTGCTAGCAGTGCTAAGCTAGCACCAGTTAGGCGTGTTTTAGGcacttttctttattaattagATGCGGGGCAAAAACACTATCTCTCTTCAGACTTCATATTGTAATGCCGTGTCCACACGTGCACTTTATGGATGATATAATCGGCGAGTCAAAGGAATGCATTGTAAGTTATGAGTTGACTGAGTATATGGAGTGATGACAGGAATGACAAAAGGTAATGTTTGCTAGCTACTATGACCTTTGGGAGCACTTTACTGTGGCTTTATTCGTTTGTAATTACGCCTGTCCTTTCTTGAAATTGAgttgttttgttagttttaacCAGTACTTTGGTGACTGACCAGAGAATAAGTGTGAAAATCCTGAGCTGAACTTTACTAACAGCAGTTTTTTCTCCTGTATGTTGGATGTATGTAAGACTACATGTAGTCAATACCACATTGTAATAAAAGGAGAGAAGATGCACCTTTAAAATCTACTAATTCTGCTCTCCTTCAACATatcaatatttgattttatagcATCATGTgtaatgtatctgtgtatgtatcatgtttgccatgggtccttaaccctcctgttttcctctgttCCAATTTAACCCATTTAAAAATTGCTTTTATATCAgaaatatggatttatttaaTTGCCTTAAAATCACATGCATGGTTTCatactatattttattgtttgtaagTATAATCATCACtactttcattttattgtgtgaTAATTTGTACTTAATGCtttttaaacagtcaaaccagactaGTTCAGTTTTGACCCAAGAGGACAACTGGTGTGATGTGCTGCCATTCAAATATCTGAAATGGTTTCCAAACACTATCCTGACTGATCTTTGACATGTACCAGTTTGTGGAACTAAAGAAGTGATAAATTGATTGACAGTTGAAAATCAATCAGAAACAATTTagagtttttatttctttgcatGTTAAATAATTTACATACACATTACCATTGAAATCAAagtgaaggaagagaaaaaactAGTGTTTATCTCTACACTCAAATAACATTAATCAAAGTCACACTGAAAAATATAAATCTTTAAACCAAATGGGGAAAAGAGTTCGATAAGGACCCCTGAATCTAACTGAAACGTGGCCTCTGCTTGTTAGATGTTTAAGCAGATGAATATTTGATTACTTTCTGATTGATTAGGAGCGAATCTGTGAATTAGTTTGAAAATAGATGTGAGTAAGATACTCCCaataaaatcatcacatttaagtGTCCAAAAGGTGTTGTTGTAGCACTTGAATATCTATTGAGCAGCTCTAGGATTTATCTCTTCTTAGTTTTTCTGCTGTTGCTATTCAGAAATTAAACTAAGCAGTAATATTACAGATATATGTGTATGCCTCTCTTTTACCagtctgtttgttgtttgtttttttttgttcaaggctacaaaataataaagaaaatcgGCGAGGGCACATTTTCTGAGGTGCTTAAAACCCAGAGCCTGAAAGATGGGAAATTCTACGCATGTAAAACCATGAAGCAGACGATTAACAGGTATGAGTAACATAGTGCTCTCAGCTCACTGTTGTGTATGGACCTTTGAAACAGGAGCCAGCAGTTTGAAACCTGCTTGCCTTAAGTATCCTATTAGATGTCTGTTCTTTCACTTTGACCTTGTAGTGATGTGGAAACAATAGACGTCAGTGCTTGAAATTTGAGTTCTAAAGTGCACTGGTTTTTACTTTTGACTGTGCACTTTAAATCTGTTCATGTATTAATTACTGCATGTGTCACACTTTGGTGACATTATTTCCATATAACGCTGTAACCAGTTTCTTAGATCCATTGGCCCTCATCCTGATAATACAATATCTTAGATAAAGCATGTGTGTATTATGactaaacaatacatttttgcatcTGTACACCTGTCTATTCTCTGTGATTAAGTCTGGAGCAGGCCAACAACCTGCGGGAAGTCCAGGCCATGAAAAGGCTCAGTCCACATGCAAATATCATCCAGCTACATGAACTGATTTTGTGAGTCCTGAAGTGCTGTCTAATATGAAGTTACTGTAACACATTAAGTTACTATTTTGTGTCATTTACAATcgaatttaatgttttttagtGACAAAGAAACTGGAACTGTATCTCTGATTTGTGAGCTGATGGATATGAACATCTATGAGTTCATACAAGGTAAGTAAGAATGTATGCAGatatataataaacaattatcAGGGTTGACTGGAccttaaatgtgtgtatttaatgtaattttctaAGAAGTGCATTTTGGATGTTCTTCATCCCTTGTAGGAAGAGAAACACCACTGCCTGACCATACAGTAAAGCACTATATGTACCAGCTGTGCAAGTCActtgcacacatgcacaggtaGTTTTGGAAATACTGAAACCCACATGAAATGGTGAAATATAAATTCTACATTATATGTGTTGAGTTTATCACTTGTTTTTTGGTGGTTTTCTTACAGATGTGGGATCTTTCACAGAGATGTGAAGCCAGAAAACATCCTCATCAAAGTAAGatgaatttttattttcatttgctccacaaaaaggtaaaaatgtttttttggttgtacaattggtttgtttttttcttaaccaTTTTGTTCCACTTGCAGCAAAATGTTCTGAAGCTTGGGGACTTTGGCTCATGTCGCAGTGTGTACTCCAAGCCTCCGCACACAGAGTACATCTCCACACGTTGGTATCGAGCCCCAGAGTGCCTCCTCACTGATGGCTATTACAGCTTAAAGATGGACATCTGGAGCACTGGCTGTGTCTTCTTTGAGATCATGAGGTAACTCTGCAGGAATTGACCACAACATTTCGGCTGTATAAGCCAAATGTTCTGTAATGGTACAGGACTGGGAAACTTATGACATGTAGTATAACAGAGCTGTATTTGATTACATGAACAATTACAGTATGACTAATGTCTGCATATAGTTTCTGTCCTTGAAATTTTAGTGATCCTGTCTTCCACCAAAGGCATAAACAAATGTCATACAAATGGCATGTAAATAGCTTTGTTGTGGCAGATGGATCATTATATACCTGCATGTTTCAGCTTGAATCCTCTCTTCCCTGGAACCAATGAGTTGGACCAGGTTGCCAAGATCCACGATGTGCTGGGGACACCAGAACAAAGTCTCCTCCAGAAGTTCAAGCAGTAAGTTTTCCTCCTCAAATATGGGAAAGCTTGAAGCATCACTCATAAATCAGGAATATAAAAGTTTTATGtacttaaaaaaatacttttgtgtttattgtctgGCAGATCTAGAGCGATGCATTTCAACTTTCATCCTAAGAAAGGCTCTGGTCTTTCACGGTTAATCACCAACTGCCCGGCCCCAGCTCTGTCACTGCTCTATCAAATGCTCGCCTATGACCCCAATGAACGCATCTCTGCAGAAACAGCCCTGAGGCACACATACTTCAGGGAAGTCAGGTACATTGCAAATTACATCTATTTAAatataaaggtttttttttttggttttttttacaattaattgaTAACATTGTCCACACAAAAAGAGACACAGGACCTTGCAGCCAAGCCAGAACTGAAAATGAGCTGAATGGATTAAGACAACTGGGCAaggatttaaaatgatttgacaATGATATTATgtaatttataatgaaataatcttgttttctcttgattttttttcttccaggcTAACAGAGAAGAAAGCCGAGAGTCTTCACAGGGTTTCTGGGATTATGGATGGAGTAGGGAGAAGCGGGACACATAACTCTTTAGACCAGATCTGGCGACCAGCTAGACTCGGCAAACAACTGAGGGGGAGACATACACGGCAAACACCTTTAATGAGTGTAAGTCAAATTCTTAAGGTTCAAATTTAATCCTATATTAAAATGAACTAAATTGAGtccaaagaaatacaaaaagttGTTTGACTATCTGTTACGTTCTCCATCTTCAGCACAACATGAAGCATGTGGCAGAGCCCCTCATCAAACGGAACATCCCTCATTATCCAACAGAGCTTCCCAAGCTCAACATGGTTGTCCCAGGACCACAGATTTCCTTCCCAGTCTCCACTATGCCTGCTTTTACTGTAACTCACCAAGGCGCACTGCCAGCCATCATGACTAAAAAGTGCCAGTCACGGTTGGCCAAGGTAAACACAGGAgcactacacacacatcagaAAGGTTTGCTTTAGATATCAAGATTCAAATATCACTATGTTTTATTATGGAAGAAAAAAGCAgactattttttattaatatacaCAACCAAACAAGTGCATTTCCTCTCTCCACAGCCCAGAGATGAGTCACACCGTGCAACTTTCAAGACTTTCCATATGCCACCTCTGGATAGGAAACACGGAGGCTACTGAGAGCCAAAAAACACTTCAATGTTTGAATTAAAAATTGCCTCTGAATACAGGGTAGACCTGTTCTGATAAACAGATACAGTAATTTAAGAGGA
This is a stretch of genomic DNA from Scomber japonicus isolate fScoJap1 chromosome 16, fScoJap1.pri, whole genome shotgun sequence. It encodes these proteins:
- the LOC128375930 gene encoding MAPK/MAK/MRK overlapping kinase-like — encoded protein: MMHYSNWLIDVKNRASLRNACKTPPNTDWSNRGNVADTQNNNPQPNTAKTCEHTVTTHLWKSGYKIIKKIGEGTFSEVLKTQSLKDGKFYACKTMKQTINSLEQANNLREVQAMKRLSPHANIIQLHELIFDKETGTVSLICELMDMNIYEFIQGRETPLPDHTVKHYMYQLCKSLAHMHRCGIFHRDVKPENILIKQNVLKLGDFGSCRSVYSKPPHTEYISTRWYRAPECLLTDGYYSLKMDIWSTGCVFFEIMSLNPLFPGTNELDQVAKIHDVLGTPEQSLLQKFKQSRAMHFNFHPKKGSGLSRLITNCPAPALSLLYQMLAYDPNERISAETALRHTYFREVRLTEKKAESLHRVSGIMDGVGRSGTHNSLDQIWRPARLGKQLRGRHTRQTPLMSHNMKHVAEPLIKRNIPHYPTELPKLNMVVPGPQISFPVSTMPAFTVTHQGALPAIMTKKCQSRLAKPRDESHRATFKTFHMPPLDRKHGGY